Proteins encoded together in one Thermoplasmatales archaeon BRNA1 window:
- a CDS encoding IMP cyclohydrolase /phosphoribosylaminoimidazolecarboxamide formyltransferase, protein MFINGGGITFQRCQQSRAAAGGISLVKIKRAIISVSDKTGIVEFAKKLEEYKVEIISTGGTYKLLKDNGVKVKEVSEVTGFPEMLDGRVKTLHPFIHAGILARRDVPEHMKAIKDMKIQPVDMIVVNLYPFRNTVLKEGVSMEEIIENIDIGGPSMIRAAAKNWQSVAVVTDPKQYGTVTGHLIADGEIPEFILKRFMAQAFTVTAQYDAMVSQVMQKSFGNEMFPSFFPQPCEKVADLRYGENPNQKAAFYKDPFTKGCTVANAQQLGGKQLSYNNIIDLDKALDIVLDFERPTAVVMKHTNPCGLASDETISKAFRTAYDVDPISAFGCVIALNRECDAETATMIHEYFVEAVIAPSFTQDALDVLRLKKGVRILATNMPIGPDTRIREMKVRRVQGGVLVQTDEDIGLNESNLKVVTKRAPTKEEVHSLLFAWKLAKHVMSNAVVYVRGEHAVGIGAGQMSRVDSAKIAGFKAREPTKGCVMASDAFFPFRDAVDAAAEAGITAIIQPGGSIRDQESIDAANEHGIAMVYTGCRVFRHS, encoded by the coding sequence ATGTTTATTAACGGTGGCGGGATAACGTTTCAACGGTGTCAGCAGTCGCGGGCTGCGGCCGGAGGAATATCACTGGTAAAGATCAAGAGAGCCATCATCAGCGTTTCTGATAAGACCGGCATCGTCGAATTCGCCAAGAAACTCGAAGAGTACAAAGTCGAGATCATCTCCACTGGCGGAACCTACAAACTTCTGAAAGACAACGGCGTCAAGGTCAAAGAGGTCTCCGAGGTCACCGGTTTCCCCGAGATGCTTGACGGACGCGTCAAGACCCTCCACCCCTTCATCCACGCGGGCATCCTCGCCAGGCGCGACGTCCCCGAGCACATGAAGGCAATCAAGGACATGAAGATCCAGCCCGTCGACATGATCGTCGTCAACCTCTATCCCTTCCGCAACACCGTCCTGAAGGAGGGCGTCAGCATGGAGGAGATCATCGAGAACATCGACATCGGCGGACCCTCCATGATCCGCGCCGCCGCCAAGAACTGGCAGTCCGTCGCGGTCGTCACCGACCCCAAGCAGTACGGCACCGTCACCGGCCACCTAATCGCCGACGGCGAGATCCCCGAGTTCATCCTCAAGAGGTTCATGGCCCAGGCCTTCACCGTCACCGCGCAGTACGATGCAATGGTCTCCCAGGTCATGCAGAAGAGCTTCGGCAACGAGATGTTCCCCTCCTTCTTCCCCCAGCCCTGCGAGAAGGTCGCGGATCTGAGGTACGGGGAGAACCCCAACCAGAAGGCCGCCTTCTACAAGGACCCCTTCACCAAGGGATGCACCGTCGCCAACGCCCAGCAGCTCGGCGGGAAGCAGCTCTCCTACAACAACATCATCGACCTGGACAAGGCCCTCGACATCGTCCTCGATTTCGAGCGCCCCACCGCGGTCGTCATGAAGCACACCAACCCCTGCGGACTGGCCTCCGACGAGACCATCTCCAAGGCATTCCGCACCGCCTACGACGTCGATCCCATATCCGCCTTCGGATGCGTCATCGCCCTGAACCGCGAGTGCGACGCCGAGACCGCAACCATGATCCACGAGTACTTCGTGGAGGCGGTCATCGCACCCTCGTTCACCCAGGACGCCCTCGACGTCCTCCGCCTGAAGAAGGGGGTCAGGATCCTGGCGACCAACATGCCCATCGGACCCGACACCCGCATCCGCGAGATGAAGGTCCGCCGCGTCCAGGGAGGAGTCCTGGTCCAGACCGACGAGGACATCGGGCTCAACGAGAGCAACCTCAAGGTCGTCACCAAGAGGGCCCCCACCAAGGAGGAGGTCCACTCCCTGCTGTTCGCATGGAAGCTCGCCAAGCACGTCATGTCCAACGCGGTCGTCTATGTCCGCGGAGAGCACGCCGTCGGAATCGGTGCCGGACAGATGTCCCGCGTCGACTCCGCGAAGATTGCCGGATTTAAGGCACGCGAGCCCACCAAGGGATGCGTCATGGCATCCGATGCCTTCTTCCCCTTCAGGGACGCGGTCGATGCGGCCGCCGAGGCGGGTATCACCGCCATCATCCAGCCCGGAGGAAGCATCAGGGACCAGGAGTCCATCGACGCCGCCAACGAGCACGGCATCGCGATGGTCTACACCGGATGCAGGGTCTTCAGGCACAGCTGA